The Anabaena sp. PCC 7108 region TATGCCGATTAAGTGTTCTTGGATGATCCGCTCAATGACTTCCGGTTTCGTTTGGCTATACCAGACCCCATCTGGGTAAACTACCATTATCTGCCTAGAACAACAAACACGCAAGCAGTTGGCTTTAGTTCTGAAGATGCAAATGGGATGACGACGAAAGCAGTTGGTTGAGATGTAGCTCCTTGAGTGGTGGTTTCAAGCATTCTCCGAATACCAGACTAGCTTGTTTTGACCAGGAGTGAGCAACCTCTGCTCAGGGAAAAAAGCAACCTTGTCGGTGAATATTTGCCAGTTCTAGATTGTCCCAACAATGATTTGAGCTTTGAAGTTCCACGGCTTTAGTAGTTTTGAGGATTGGACGACAATGTTACTCATTGAGCGGCTCCCTGATTACAGTTCTATAACAATTTGCCAGCTTTGCAAATAAAGTTGTCCATATAAAAATATTCATTACCTACGCAACAAAACCTGACAACTATATTAATTAAGTATAAATACTTAAGTACAGCCGCGATTTCATAGTTCGGGAACCCGTACACCTGGAATTATTGCCATTAGATGCTGCACTTCGGTAAATTAGCACTCAGGAGTCGAGAGTGCTAATAAGGCAAGAAAAATTTTTATGGCAGCTGTATCTCTAAGCGTTTCTACAGTTCAACCTTTGGGCGATCGCGTTTTCGTGAAAGTGACCGCCGCTGAAGAAAAGACCGCAGGTGGTCTGTATTTGCCAGACACCGCTAAGGAAAAGCCCCAGGTAGGGGAAGTAGTAGCCCTTGGTCCTGGCAAGCGTAATGACGACGGCAACCGTCAGGAAATGGAAATTAAAATCGGCGATAAGGTGCTTTACTCCAAGTATGCAGGCACTGACATCAAGCTCGGCACTGAAGAATATGTACTGCTTTCTGAGAAGGATATTCTAGCAGTCGTGATCTAAAAAGGTGATGAGGGGTATGAGGTATTGGAGACTGGGAAAGAGTTTTCCCCTATGAACAATTACCAATTACCAATCACCACATTCAAGACAAATTTTAAGTTATTACCTTTACCTGGATTTAGACTTATATGGCAAAGCGCATTATTTACAACGAAAACGCCCGTCGCGCTCTAGAACGCGGTATTGATATCTTAGCTGAGGCTGTTGCTGTAACCCTTGGTCCTAAAGGTCGCAACGTAGTTCTAGAGAAGAAATTTGGCGCACCACAAATCGTTAATGATGGTGTCACCATCGCTAAAGAAATTGAATTAGAAGACCACATCGAAAACACAGGTGTAGCTCTAATTCGTCAAGCTGCTTCTAAAACTAATGACGCTGCGGGTGATGGTACAACCACAGCTACCGTTTTGGCTCACGCTATTGTTAAAGAAGGCTTGCGGAACGTTGCAGCTGGTGCTAATGCAATTTTATTGAAGCGCGGTATTGATAAAGCATCC contains the following coding sequences:
- the groES gene encoding co-chaperone GroES, which gives rise to MAAVSLSVSTVQPLGDRVFVKVTAAEEKTAGGLYLPDTAKEKPQVGEVVALGPGKRNDDGNRQEMEIKIGDKVLYSKYAGTDIKLGTEEYVLLSEKDILAVVI